A stretch of Aythya fuligula isolate bAytFul2 chromosome 1, bAytFul2.pri, whole genome shotgun sequence DNA encodes these proteins:
- the TAB3 gene encoding TGF-beta-activated kinase 1 and MAP3K7-binding protein 3: protein MAQGSQQLDVQVLHDLRQRFPEIPEGVVSQCMLQNNNNLDACCRALAQESNKYLYMEYHSPDDTRMNRNSLLHINLGIHPHTSYHAGDGAQLNGGRTLVHSSSDGHIDPQRTAGKQLICLVQEPHSAPAVVAASPNYNPFFMNDQNRNAATPPPQPPPQPSSIQPGMNTSAMQGPPPTYMHIPRYSTNPITVTVSQNLPSGQSVPRALQILPQIPSNLYGTPGSIYIRQTSQSSSGRQTPQNTQWHSSPQGPVPHYTPRPLPVYPHQQNYQPSQYSPKQPQIPQTAFRSPPASQCPSPFGSPQHQVQPPQLGHQSSHVFMPPSPSTVPPHPYQQASQTFQKQSGHSVSYLPPFAGPSLSKGSMNKIEITVEPPQRPGTAMNRSPSPISNQPSQRYQHPLYAATTPPTSSPSRGMSGQPKPPFSVNPVYITYTQPTGPTGAPTQSPRVMVSQPNPTIFKITVGRAPTENLLNLVDQEERTAAPEPIQPISVIPGSGGEKGSHKYQRSSSSGSDDYAYTQALLLHQRARMERLAKELKLEKEELERLKAEVNGMEHDLMQRRLRRVSCTTAIPTPEEMTKLRSLNRQLQINVDCTLKEVDLLQSRGNFDPKATCNFYDNIEPGPVVPPKPYKKEHPNNSKQASRTQPRDEDFEGAPWNCDSCTFLNHPALNRCEQCEMPRYT from the exons ATGGCGCAGGGCAGTCAACAACTCGATGTGCAGGTACTCCATGATCTCCGACAACGTTTCCCTGAGATACCTGAAGGGGTGGTATCTCAGTGCATGCTTCAG AACAACAACAATCTAGATGCCTGTTGTCGAGCCCTCGCACAGGAGAGCAACAAATACTTATATATGGAGTACCATAGTCCTGATGACACCAGAATGAATAGAAATAGCCTTTTGCACATTAATCTGGGTATTCATCCTCATACCAGCTATCATGCAGGGGATGGAGCTCAACTTAATGGTGGTCGTACACTGGTACATAGTTCAAGTGATGGACATATTGATCCACAACGCACAGCAGGTAAACAACTGATATGCTTAGTTCAAGAACCACATTCTGCTCCCGCTGTTGTGGCAGCTTCTCCTAATTACAATCCATTTTTCATGAATGACCAGAATAGAAATGCAGCTACTCCTCCTCCACAGCCACCTCCACAGCCATCTTCCATACAACCAGGAATGAACACGTCTGCTATGCAAGGCCCTCCTCCCACGTATATGCACATACCTCGGTACAGTACAAATCCCATTACTGTTACAGTATCACAAAACCTCCCATCTGGACAGAGTGTACCCAGAGCTCTACAAATTCTTCCACAGATTCCAAGCAATCTTTATGGGACTCCTGGCTCTATTTATATTAGACAAACATCTCAAAGTTCTTCAGGACGACAGACTCCTCAGAATACGCAGTGGCATTCGTCACCACAGGGCCCAGTTCCACATTATACTCCCCGTCCTCTACCTGTGTATCCACATCAACAGAACTACCAACCTTCTCAGTATTCTCCTAAACAACCCCAGATTCCTCAGACAGCTTTCCGATCACCACCGGCATCCCAGTGTCCCTCTCCTTTTGGCTCTCCTCAGCACCAAGTTCAGCCTCCTCAGCTGGGTCATCAGAGTTCACATGTCTTCATGCCTCCTAGTCCTTCAACTGTCCCACCTCATCCATATCAGCAAGCATCCCagacttttcaaaaacaaagcgGTCACTCCGTGTCGTATCTTCCTCCTTTTGCTGGACCTAGTTTATCCAAAGGTTCCATgaacaaaatagaaattacaGTTGAGCCACCGCAAAGGCCTGGGACTGCAATGAACAGAAGTCCTTCACCAATAAGTAATCAACCATCTCAACGATACCAGCACCCGCTGTATGCAGCCACTACTCCTCCTACAAGCTCTCCATCAAGAGGTATGTCGGGTCAACCCAAACCTCCATTTAGTGTTAATCCAGTATATATTACCTACACTCAACCAACTGGACCTACAGGTGCACCAACACAGTCTCCTCGGGTAATGGTATCTCAGCCAAACccaactatttttaaaatcacagtagGTCGAGCACCGACTGAGAATCTTTTAAATTTAGTGGACCAAGAAGAGCGTACTGCAGCACCAGAACCTATTCAGCCTATTTCTGTAATCCCAGGatctggaggagaaaaaggaagccATAAATATCAGAGAAGTTCTAGTTCTGGATCAGATGACTATGCTTACACTCAAG CCTTGCTTTTACATCAACGAGCAAGGATGGAGAGATTAGCAAAGGAACTGAAGCTTGAGAAAGAAGAACTTGAACGCCTGAAAGCTGAAGTCAATGGCATGGAGCACGATCTAATGCAGAGGCGGCTTCGAAGAGTTAGCTGTACAACTGCAATTCCAACA CCTGAGGAAATGACCAAATTAAGAAGCCTCAACAGACAGCTCCAGATAAATGTTGACTGTACACTGAAAGAAGTTGACCTCCTTCAGTCTAGAG GGAACTTTGATCCGAAAGCCACATGTAACTTCTACGATAACATAGAGCCTGGTCCTGTTGTGCCACCAAAGCCATATAAAAAAG agcatCCAAACAATTCCAAGCAGGCTTCACGGACTCAGCCAAGAGATGAAGACTTTGAAGGGGCTCCATGGAATTGTGATAGCTGCACCTTTCTAAATCACCCAGCACTAAATCGCTGTGAGCAGTGTGAAATGCCACGATACACCTGA